The Acidobacteriaceae bacterium nucleotide sequence TCACCTGGACGCGAATGGTGTCGCCAGGGCCAAACTCAGGAAGATCGGTGCGCTGGTGCTTCTCAGCCAGCTTCTGCATGATCGGGTTGATGGACATGATACGAATCCTTGCTTTGTAGTCGCAGGGTTTAGTCTACCACGGTTTTGAAAAAACCGTTACTCTTTGTGTCCCTCAAGCGGCAGGCGAGAGAGAAATTTTCGGTCGGTATCGGCCAGTTCAGCCTTTTCCAGCAGGTCCGGGCGGTTGCGGGCTGTCTTTTCGAGAGCCGCCTCACGCCGCCAGCGGCGAATCACGACGTGATCGCCTCCGGAGAGAGCTTCGGGGATGCTGGCTCCGGCGAGGTTCGCAGGCCGCGTATAGTGCGGATAATCCAGAAGCCCACCTGCACCGTGGGTAGAGCGGGGCACGCCGTCGACGTCGTTGCGCGTGTCTCCGGTATCGCCTTCGCCAAAGCTCTCGTAGCGGTTTGAGTCCTCGTGGCCCAGCACGCCCGGAATCAGCCGGACCGTCGAATCGATTAGGATGGCTGCTGGCAACTCGCCGCCGGTCAGCACGTAGTCGCCGATCGAAAGCTCGCGGTCGCAGAGCAGATCGGTGATGCGTTCGTCCACGCCTTCGTAGCGTCCGCAGATCAGCGTGATGCGTTCCAGCTTCGAAAGCTCACGCGCGATGCCCTGCGTGAACTTTTTGCCCGACGCCGACAGCAGAATCACCGACTCGCGACTGAGGTCACGCTCTGACTTGGGCGTGATGCCAAGCGCGGCTGCGGCTTCCAGGATCGGCTGCGCCTTCAGCACCATGCCTTCGCCGCCACCGAACGGACGGTCGTCCACCGTGCGATGGCGGTCATGCGTAAAGTAGCGAAGGTCGTGGGTGTGCGCCTCGGCCAGGCCGTTGCGCAGCGCGCGTTGCAGCACGCCGTGCGAGAAGATGTCGCGAAAGAAGTTGGGGAAGATCGTGAGAACGTCGAAACGCATGGGCTAGGCCTCCGTAAGGCCCGGAGGCAGGTTCATGCGGATGGTCTTCTCCTCCACGTCGACGCTGTCGATCCAGGCAGCGACCAGCGGTATCAGCAGCGTATCGTGCTCTTCTTCGCCATCATGGAGGGGTTGCACTTCCAGCAGCGGCGCAGCATCACCGAGCCGTGTACGCCCATCGGCGGCGACGGCAAACTGCACATCAACGATCTCGCCCACGAGTTTGCCTGCGTCGAAGAGCGTCGATCCCACGAGATCGCGCACGTACCAGGTGTCGGGCTCGAGCTCTGGCATCTCTTCGGCAGGGATGAAAACCTGCAGGCCGGATAGCGTCTCGGCGTCGTTGATGGACTCGGAGCCGGAGAGCTTCATCACGATGCGTCCGGCGTTGCGTCCGGTGGGGAAGAAGTGCGACTCCAGCTTGCGCGGGCTCGCGAATACGATGGCAGATTCTTCCTTGGCCAGCCAGATTTCGCGGCCCTCGGCAAACATCTCGTCGAGGTCCGTCAGTGGTTCGGCAAGTACTTCACCGCGACGTCCCTGGGGGCGTAGAAGCTCGGCAATCGCAATCCATTTTGTTTCAGCGGTGTCGGTCACAGTATGCAGTGTAAGGAAAAGCCCTCGCAGTATGCGAGGGCTTTGATAGAAGGTCTTCTTTCGAAGGAGGTTACGGTTATTCGGCTGCTGCCGCCATGTCATCAGCTTCAACAATATCCAGCGCATAACGGTGCTGAAGCTTCATGCTGGCTGCGGAAAGGATGGTTCGCAGTGAACGGGCCGTACGACCCTGTTTTCCAATGACTTTGCCTACGTCATTCGGTGAAACGAACAAGCGCAGAACCGTGGCATCGTTTTCTTCGAGCACTTCAATCCGAACCGCGTCGGAGTCATCGACAAGAGCACGAGCAACTTCCGTCATCAATGCTTTCATTTCGTTGACTCCATTCACGTTCGGAGTATCTCCAACTTCACTCACTCAGACACCTCTGAAGGGGATCGCACCCTTTCGCTTCATTTTCCCAAAATGGGAATCTTTTGGCGAACAACAGAAAGTTTTCAGCTTCCCGGGTGCTGCATGTCCGCCGACGATTTCCAGTTTTAGATGCTCAAGCGAGAGGATCGTATGTCTGGTGGGCCCGAGGAGAACAATGCTTTCAAAAAGGAGAATACGCGAGGAAAACGTGAATGGGTGGAACTCTTTGGGCACAAAGGCCGCATTACGAGTCACCACCCATTGATTACGTTCGGAAGTTACTTTAGGCTACAGCGGTTTCAGTTGCCGGAGCTGCAGGCTGGTAGTTCTTCGCCAGCTTGGCAACGATCTCCGACATCTGTGCGCCCTTCTCGGTCCAGTAGGCGAGACGGTCGGTCTTGAGCAGTACTGACGCGGGTTCGGTGCGGGGGTTGTAGGTGCCGACCACTTCGATCGAACGGCCATTGCGGGCACGATCCTTCTCGATTACGACGACGCGATAGTGCGGCTGCTTACGGGCGCCAACGCGCGCCAGGCGGATCATCAACACAGGGAAATTCCTCTCAAAGTACAAAACTTTTGTTGTTCAGGGTGACTGCCGCGCCGTGGAATCAGAGTCAACACGGCGGACGGACGCTATGTTCCGAACGATTTATTATCCCCGATTTTCGGCCTGGAGGCAAGAAAATACGCAATTTTGCGGTGTGTTTCCGCGTGTTTTGAAACGATTTAATGCGCGGGGAAGAGGAACGCCAGCACCTGTCCGAAGCGGTCGGCCCAGGCATCTTCGTTATGAACGGCGTCTGGGAAGCGGGTGTAGGAGAGTTCCTGGCCGGGGAGCCAGCCCCGGGTGGAGAGGCGGCGGGCGAGGACATCGCAGTCGCGGAGGTGGCGCAAACCTTCGGCGGTTCCCATGTCGAGCCAGATGCGGGCGCGAGGCGGGGTGGGTTCGGCGGGAGGGTTGCTCGCGAAGCGGGGGATCGAGAAGCGGCGGGGGGCGCCGATGGTGTGCAGGATGGAGCGGTGGTCCCACCAGACGCTGGGGGAGAGGACGGCGAGTTTGCCGAAGACGTTGGGATACTGCAGGCCAAGGAAGAGAGAGAGCAGGCCGCCGAGGGAGGAGCCGCCGAGCGCGGTGTTGGGTGCGTCGCGGAGGGTGCGGAGGGTGGTGTCAAGGATGGGCTTGAGTTCGTCGACGATCATGCGACCGTAGAGGGGGCCTTCGCCGCCACCGTACTCGGGGTCGCGGGTGGGGGTGTACTCGGCCATGCGGCGGTCGCCGGCATTGTCGACGCCAACGAGGATGATGGGTTCGATGCGGCCTTCGGCGGTAAGGCGGTCGGCGGTGAGGTGCGCGCGCCAGGTGTGGCCGGGCATGTAGCTGGTGCGGCCGTCGAAGAGATTCTGTCCGTCGTGGAGGTAGAAGACAGGGAAGTTGCGTGTGGGGTCGGAGAGATACGCCTCGGGGAGATAGATGCGAACGTCGCGTGTATCGGTGAGGTAGCGTGAGGCGAAGCCGCGAAGGATGCGGTAGCGGGGATTCTCGTCGAGAGCGTACTGATCGGTGTCGGCAGCGTGGTGCGGGCTGTCGAGAGGTGCGCCTTCGAAGGGCAGCGTTCCGAGATTCAATGTATGCAAGGGATTCACTGCAGGGAAGACGCAACCTTGTACCGCGGCGTTGGGTCAGAGTAACAGAGGGAGATGAGGGGGAGGGGGTAGTTCCCGCTTCGGGGCAGGCGGATGGTTGGCCAGGAGAGGGACGCTTCGACGCTGAGGGCGCCAAGGTTCGCGAAGGGATTTGTTGGCAGAGATTTGTTGGTGGCATAGGGCTTCGTCGTTTGTGAGTTCGCCGGGCTTGGAATGAGGTGGGTTTGAAGAAGATTGGTGTTTTGTTTGGGATGGAGAATACGTTTCCTGGAGCGCTGGTCGAGCGGATCAACTCGCTTGCGGCCGATCTTGCCGGGGAAGACATTCGGGCTGAGTTTGTGAAGCTGGGTGCGGTGGAGATGGCGAAGCCCTGTGGCTATGCCGTGATCGTTGACCGTATCTCGCATGACATGCCGTTCTACCGGTCGTATCTGAAGAACGCGGTGTTGACCGGGACGTATGTGATCAACAACCCGTTCTGGTGGAGCGCGGACGATAAGTTTTTCAACTACTGCCTGGCGGAGAAGGCGGGTGTGGCCGTGCCGAGGACGGTGCTGCTGCCGCATAAGGAGTATCCGCCGCAGATGAATGAGCAGTCGGTGAGGAACCTGGAGTATCCGCTGGATTGGGACGCGATCTTTGAGTATGTGAGGTTTCCTGCGTTCCTGAAGCCGCATGACGGCGGGGGATGGCGGGATGTGTTTCCTGTTCATGATCGCGCGGAGTTCTTTGCCGCCTATGACCAGACGCGCGATATGACGATGACGCTGCAGGCGGCGGTGGGTTTCAAGGAGTACTTCCGCTGCTATGTGGTGGGGCGGGAGGATGTGCTGGTGATGCCGTACGATCCTCGTCAGCCGCATGAGAACCGTTACGTGCTTGATCCGCCGGAGTATGACGCGGCGTTGCTGGCGCGGGTGGAGAAAGACGCGCTGACGCTTTGCCGGGCGTTGGGGTATGACCTGAACACGGTGGAGTTTGGCGTGGAAGATGGTGTGCCGTATGCGATCGACTTTATGAACCCGGCTCCGGATGCGGATCGCGATTCGGTGGGGGAGAAGAACTTTGAGTGGATCGTAGAGAAGATGGCGAGGCTGGCGATTCGGAAGGCGGTGGAAGGGCCTCCGGTGGGGGTGTTGCATTGGGAAGCGCTGCTGGCTGGTGGTGGTCGTGGTGAGGTGAAGGGAAAGCCCCGACGCAAAGGGCGCTGAGGGTTTGTGTGGCGGAACGGGTGGGAGTGGCTGTTCGAGCGACAAGCTGGAGCCTCGCTTTGCGAGTGGATGACAATTTTGTACGGGTGGGACTGTGGTGTTGAGAGAGAATGGTGCCTTCGCGGGCTTCTGTTGAGGGGCTGCGCATCGAGTTGAGGGGGGCGCATTGAGTTGCGCACATTGAGGCTCTGCACGTTGAGTTGCTGAGCATTAAGTAGCTCATTTCGTTGCACATTAGGTTGCTGGGCAAGAAGTTGCTGGACAAGAGTTCTTGGGCAGGTGTTTAAGCGGGAGGGTGTTTTGGCCGAAGAGATGGAAGAGGTTGTGACGGAAGGGACGCGAGAGGTCGTTGATCTTGTCGCGTTTGCTCCGGAGGGGAATGTCGTTCTTGGGATGGTGGATACGCTGCCCTGGGGCGATGAGGCGCGGATTCTGGCGCTGCAGGAGCGGGTGAATGTGTACCTGGCGTACTGGGATTCAGGGCAGTTGGCGGCTGATTTTCCGGAGTCGGCGTGGAAGCCGGTAGAGATTCTGCTGTATCTGAGCGTGGAGCCGGATGCCGAGGGAGAAGAGTTTCTGGAGAAGCTGGTGAATGGGGTGAAGCCGCTGGGTGTGGGGTTTCGATGGCAAATGCTGGAGGGATAGAGCTGTTTCGAGGCGAGAAGCGTTTCGTTGTAGTTACTTTGAGCGTTTGTTGCAAAGTGTGAGCGTAGGCTGCTTTCCTGCGTCAAATGAAACAGATTGGTAGGTAGCCGTGGCACAAAACGGGTATGGCTAATCCCCCGGGAGACTACAATAAAGTTACTTTCGGGGTCTGGTAGCGGAGTTTACTGCCGGGCTGGGTAAGGAGCGCTGTGATCGCCACAGATAAGACGAGCAATGAACCGGTTCGCGCTTCCGTACGCTTTCCCCTGCATCTTGCAGTCACGCTGCATACCGAGGAAAGAGATTACGAAGCAACAACGGTAGATGTGTCGGCGAACGGCGTGCTGTTTGCAGGAATGGATCTTCCGCCGGTAGATACGCGTGTGACGTTTCGCATGACAATGCCGGCAGCAGTGATGGGCGGTCGTGAAGACGTCGTTGTGCATTGCGTTGGGCGCATCGTACGTCATAGCAAGGACGATGGAAACGAGACTGCCGCTGCAGTGATCGACGAATACTCTCTGAAGGCTGAGCATGTATGAGCGTTGAAGATGAAATGAAGATCGCGTTGTCGGGCCCGCGCAATGAGGACGGGACAGGCGAGGAGCATGGGATCCGCGTGATCCTAGCGGACTCGCAGGCTATTTACCGCGTAGGTATGCGCAAGATTTTTGCGCTTGAAGACGACATCCGCGTGGTGGCCCAGGCTGAAACGCTGGAGAACCTTTACGCCGCGATGCACCGGTTCCCGTCGGATGTGGTGCTGCTCGAAGGGCAGTTGATTGCGGGCACGATTGATGCGATTCCTCAGCTGGTGAAGCGTGCCCCCGATGCCAAGCTTATTGTGCAGGTGACGGACAACGACGAAGGCAACACGGTGGAGCTTTATCGCCGGGGTGTGCGCGGCGTGGTGCCGCGGTCGATTTCGCCGGACCTGCTGATCAAGTGCGTGCGCAAGATTGCGGCGGGCGAGACGTGGATCGACAACCAGTCGATCTCCTGGGTGATTGATGCGTACCGCGCACAGGCGCAGGCGTTGACGAACCCGAAGACGCAGCCGAAGCTGAGCGAGAAGGAGCTTGCGATCATTGCGTGCATTACGCGCGGGATGAGGAACAAGGAGATTGCTTACCAGATCGGTACAACGGAGCAGGTGATCAAAAACTACCTGCGGAAGGTGTACGACAAGCTGGGTGTGAGCGATCGTCTGGAACTAGCGCTGTACTGCCTGCATCATCAGATTCTGCGCAATGAGACGCAGGCTGCGGAGCTGGCGTATGTGGATCCGGGAATGCCTCTGCGGGCAAAGCTTTAGGGCAGACATTAGACGGGTAGACAGTAGATATTAGAAGTTGTTGTGGGCGCGGCTTTCGCCGCGCCCATTCCTTTGGTGCGAGACCGGGTGTAGTAAACTTGAGCCCATGCATAGCGAACAGTTCAACTCGTGTTGTTCGCGCCTCGGGGATTGAGGCGGTGCTGGCGCATGTTTGTAAAGCGCCGGACAAAGCAAACTCAACCCTGAGCGCCCACGAAAAGTTCGTGGGCCTTTGATTTTTAGCAACAAACTTTTTGCAGTAAACGGAGATACACCTTGGCTGATGGAAACGAGAGCGCAGCGGCGCCCGTAGTGGTGAAGGAAACGAAGGCGCAGAAGGTCGAACGGCTGAAGCGCGAGAAGAACCCGTGGGAGAGCTGGAGCGACGTCGAAGGCTACGCGAAGGCGGGCCGCGAGAGTGTGGCTGCCGAGTGGAGCGGGATGTACTTCAAGTGGTGGGGCATCTACACGCAGGGTGATGGCGTGGGTGTGACCGGCGGCACGGGTGGCGAAGGCAAAGTGAGCGACTACTTCATGATGCGCATCGGCATCGTGAACGGAAAGCTGACAACGTCGCAGATGCGCGAGATCGCCGACATCACGGCGAAGTATGCGCGCGGTATCGCGGACGTGACGACGCGCCAGTGCATCCAGTTGCATTGGCTGACGATTGAGTCGCTGCCGGAGATTGTGGACCGGTTGACGGCGATTGGTCTGTCGCCGAAGGGCGCTTGCGGCGATGTGGTTCGCAACGTGACCGGCTGCCCGCTGGCGGGGATCGACAAGCATGAGCTGCTGGATGCGTCACCGCTGGCGAAGAAGATTTCAGCGGAGCTGACGGGTAATCCTGAGTTCGTGAACCTGCCGCGTAAGTTCAAGGTGACGGTTTCGGGCTGCCCGATCTGGTGCTCGTATCCGGAGATCAACGATGTGGCGCTGACGGCGCTGAAGCGTGTGAAGGACGGCAAGGAAGAGATTGGCTACTCGCTGCGCATTGGCGGTGGTCTGTCGACGGAGCCGCACATCTCGGTGCGCATGAACGCGTTCATCCCGCAGGACAAGGCGTATGAGGCGGTGAAGGCTGTTTGCGAGATCTATCGTGAGCAGGATGTGCTGCGCGAGAACCGTGGACGCGCCCGCATCAAGTACCTCTTCATGAAGCATGGCTGGACGGCAGAGTCGATGCTGGCGGCGATTGAAGAGCGTATGGGGTACAAGTTTGACGCGTGCCCGGAGGGCCCGGCGTCGGGGGATGTGCATCGCGACCATGTGGGCGTGAATCCGCAGAAGGAAGCGGGGCTGAACTCGGTGGGCGTGACGGTGATCAACGGTCGCATGAATCCGCAGCAGATGCTGACGCTGGCGGAGCTGGCGGAGCAGTATGGCTCGGGCGAGTTGCGGACGACGATCGGCCAGAACATGATCCTGGTGAATGTACCGAGCGCGAGCGTGCAGGCTGTGGTCGAAGGCGTGAACGAGTTGGGCTTCCAGGT carries:
- the rimM gene encoding ribosome maturation factor RimM (Essential for efficient processing of 16S rRNA), yielding MTDTAETKWIAIAELLRPQGRRGEVLAEPLTDLDEMFAEGREIWLAKEESAIVFASPRKLESHFFPTGRNAGRIVMKLSGSESINDAETLSGLQVFIPAEEMPELEPDTWYVRDLVGSTLFDAGKLVGEIVDVQFAVAADGRTRLGDAAPLLEVQPLHDGEEEHDTLLIPLVAAWIDSVDVEEKTIRMNLPPGLTEA
- the rpsP gene encoding 30S ribosomal protein S16, with protein sequence MIRLARVGARKQPHYRVVVIEKDRARNGRSIEVVGTYNPRTEPASVLLKTDRLAYWTEKGAQMSEIVAKLAKNYQPAAPATETAVA
- a CDS encoding alpha/beta hydrolase-fold protein; translation: MHTLNLGTLPFEGAPLDSPHHAADTDQYALDENPRYRILRGFASRYLTDTRDVRIYLPEAYLSDPTRNFPVFYLHDGQNLFDGRTSYMPGHTWRAHLTADRLTAEGRIEPIILVGVDNAGDRRMAEYTPTRDPEYGGGEGPLYGRMIVDELKPILDTTLRTLRDAPNTALGGSSLGGLLSLFLGLQYPNVFGKLAVLSPSVWWDHRSILHTIGAPRRFSIPRFASNPPAEPTPPRARIWLDMGTAEGLRHLRDCDVLARRLSTRGWLPGQELSYTRFPDAVHNEDAWADRFGQVLAFLFPAH
- a CDS encoding PilZ domain-containing protein, translating into MIATDKTSNEPVRASVRFPLHLAVTLHTEERDYEATTVDVSANGVLFAGMDLPPVDTRVTFRMTMPAAVMGGREDVVVHCVGRIVRHSKDDGNETAAAVIDEYSLKAEHV
- a CDS encoding KH domain-containing protein, translated to MKALMTEVARALVDDSDAVRIEVLEENDATVLRLFVSPNDVGKVIGKQGRTARSLRTILSAASMKLQHRYALDIVEADDMAAAAE
- a CDS encoding response regulator transcription factor, producing MKIALSGPRNEDGTGEEHGIRVILADSQAIYRVGMRKIFALEDDIRVVAQAETLENLYAAMHRFPSDVVLLEGQLIAGTIDAIPQLVKRAPDAKLIVQVTDNDEGNTVELYRRGVRGVVPRSISPDLLIKCVRKIAAGETWIDNQSISWVIDAYRAQAQALTNPKTQPKLSEKELAIIACITRGMRNKEIAYQIGTTEQVIKNYLRKVYDKLGVSDRLELALYCLHHQILRNETQAAELAYVDPGMPLRAKL
- the trmD gene encoding tRNA (guanosine(37)-N1)-methyltransferase TrmD, translating into MRFDVLTIFPNFFRDIFSHGVLQRALRNGLAEAHTHDLRYFTHDRHRTVDDRPFGGGEGMVLKAQPILEAAAALGITPKSERDLSRESVILLSASGKKFTQGIARELSKLERITLICGRYEGVDERITDLLCDRELSIGDYVLTGGELPAAILIDSTVRLIPGVLGHEDSNRYESFGEGDTGDTRNDVDGVPRSTHGAGGLLDYPHYTRPANLAGASIPEALSGGDHVVIRRWRREAALEKTARNRPDLLEKAELADTDRKFLSRLPLEGHKE
- a CDS encoding nitrite/sulfite reductase, which encodes MADGNESAAAPVVVKETKAQKVERLKREKNPWESWSDVEGYAKAGRESVAAEWSGMYFKWWGIYTQGDGVGVTGGTGGEGKVSDYFMMRIGIVNGKLTTSQMREIADITAKYARGIADVTTRQCIQLHWLTIESLPEIVDRLTAIGLSPKGACGDVVRNVTGCPLAGIDKHELLDASPLAKKISAELTGNPEFVNLPRKFKVTVSGCPIWCSYPEINDVALTALKRVKDGKEEIGYSLRIGGGLSTEPHISVRMNAFIPQDKAYEAVKAVCEIYREQDVLRENRGRARIKYLFMKHGWTAESMLAAIEERMGYKFDACPEGPASGDVHRDHVGVNPQKEAGLNSVGVTVINGRMNPQQMLTLAELAEQYGSGELRTTIGQNMILVNVPSASVQAVVEGVNELGFQVEPTSFFRGAVACTGTEFCKLAITETKAFNKWLVSELEERLPEFDQQFRLHVTGCTNSCGQGWIADIGLEGKKMKVDGVMVDAFYFMVGGSVGGEYAGIARQIGYRAAATDCPEAIERLLRGYLKGRGEGESLRSYFRRTSDDDLRAQLNGAEIEAIERDMTKVGTGHAPDA